GAGAGGCCCAGGACCGCACCCATGCCCCAGCCATCCGCGTCACCCGCCCAGGTGACCGCCGCCGAGATCTCCCGCATCGCGGGCGTCACGCGCGCCACGGTCAGCAACTGGCGCCGTCGGCACGACGACTTCCCGACGCCGTCCGGCGGCACGGACAGCAGCCCGCTGTACGACCTGGAGGCCGTGCGCGCCTGGCTCGCCTCCCGCGGGCACACCTCGGCCGCGAGCCCGTCGGAGGAACTGCGCACGACGCTGCGCCTGCACGCACAGGACGGCGGCGGCACACCGGAGGACCTGTTGCTGCTCGTCCTCGCCGCGGCAGGCCGCTCACCGGAGGAGCTGACCGCCGCCGTACGACTGCCGGACGCGGACCTCGCGACCCGCGCGCAGCGGGACGCGGCCGCAGCAGCCGACGCCGTACCGACCGCGGAGGCCGTCCGTTACGAGCCGGGCGACGCGCCGGTGCTGCGCGCGCTGTACGCGTGTGTACGCGACGAAGGCGGCCAGGCCGCGCTGGCCGTGCTCGCGGAACGGGAACTGGAGGACAGCGCCGCCTCCGGCGCCTACCAGACCCCCGCACCACTCGCCGACCTGCTCGCCCGCCTGATCCCCGGCTCCCCCGCCCGCGTCCTCGACCCGGCCTGCGGCAGCGGCACCCTCCTGGCAGCCGCCGCCCGCCAGGGCGCGAGCGAGCTGTACGGCCAGGACACACTTCCCGTGCAGGCCCGCCGCAGCGCCGTGAGCCTGATGCTGACCGCCCCCGACGCCACAGTCACCGTCCACGCCGCCGACAGCCTCCGCGCCGACGCCTTCCCCGGCCTCCTCGCCGACGCCGTCCTGTGCAACCCGCCCTTCGGCGACCGCGACTGGGGCCACGACGAACTTGCCTACGACCCCCGCTGGGCCTACGGCGTACCGCCCCGCGCCGAATCGGAACTGGCCTGGGTACAGCACGCCCTCTCCCACCTCACTCCCGGCGGCCATGCCGCCCTGCTCCTCCCGCCGGCCACCGCAGGCCGCTCGTCGGGCCGCCGTGTACGGGCAGAACTCGTCCGCAGCGGCGCCCTGCGCGCCGTGATCGCCCTGCCGCCCGGCGCGTCGGTACCCCTGCACGTCGGCCTCCAGATCTGGGTGCTGCAACGGCCCGAACCGGGCGGCCCGGAACGCAAGTCGGCCCTGTTCGTCGACACGGCGGCGGATGCGGCGACGGCGGCCGGACACGGCGGGACGACGACGGTGAGCGCGCGGACGCGGGGCGGAAGCAGGTCCGTCGCCCCGGATTGGGAGGGAATCACTGCGCGCGCGCTGGACGCCTGGCGAGCGTTCACGGAGAGCCCGGACACGTTCGAGGGCGAGCCCGGCGTCGCGCACGCCGTCGGCGTGGTGGACCTGCTCGACGACGTGGTCGACCTGACGCCGACGCGACTCGTACGGGCGTCACGGGCCGAGGTCGACCCGGCGGAACTGTCGGCCGAGGTCGACACCACCCGCCGGGATCTCGTCGAGGCCGCGAGGTCCCTCGGGCGGACGGCCGGTCAGGAGACCTGGAGCGCCGCAGGCGTCACGACCCGCCAGTGGCGGACGGCGACCGCGTCCGACCTCACGCGCGGCGGGGCGCTCACCCTGCTGCGGAATCTGCCGGACAGCGTGCGCACCCGCGCGCAGGCCGCGGGCGGCGGGACCGGCGGGGGCGGGAGGCCCGAGACGCGGCCGGTGCTCACCGGCTCCGACATCGCGACCGGGTCAGGTCCCACCGGGGACCCGATGGGCCTGTACGACGACACGGCACCCGTGATCGCCGTCGGCGACGTGCTCGTACGGGCGGTCGCCAGCGCGGAAGGCCCGATGGCCCGGGTGGCGGAAGAGGCGGACGCCGGCGCGCTGCTCGGCCCCCACGTCCACCTCTTCCGGCCGGACCCGGCACGCCTGGACCCCTGGTTCCTCGCGGGGTTCCTGGGCGCGGAGGAGAACATTGCGGGCGCGTCGACCGGCAGCACGGTCCTGACGGTCAGCCCGGGCCGGCTGCGGGTGCCGCTGCTGCCGCTGGAGGAACAGCGGCGATACGGGGAGGCGTTCCGGCACGTGCACGAACTGCGGGCGGAGGCCCAGCGGGCGACACGGCTGGCAGAGCAGACGGCACGGCTGCTGGCGGGCGGGCTCACGGGCGGCCAATTGCTGCCGTCACGGGAGCCGGCGGGCGCGGCGGAGGCGGGCGGACGGGGTGGCGATTCGCCCCATTAGGCACATGGCCTCTCACACATAGACCACACTTGTCGGACCGTCCTGGTCGGTCGGCCGGCCGATCGACTCGGCTGGGCTAGGCCCGGGCGGTGGGGTTGGGACATTTCGGAAGGAATCCGGGGATTTAGTTGAACAGCAGCAAGCACACGGAGTTGGCGAACCACGCGTGGTCCGTCGCCGACCTCCTGCGGGGGGACTACAAGCAGTCCGACTACGGCAAGGTCATCCTGCCGTTCACGGTGCTGCGGCGGCTGGAGTGTGTGCTCGAACCCACGCGCCAGAAGGTCGCGGAGACCGTGGCGCAGTTCGAGGGCCAGGACATCGTCGCGGACAAGTTCCTCCGCAAAGCCTCCGGCCACTCCTTCTACAACACCTCCACGCTCACCCTGAAGCAGATCGCGAACGACCCGCAGAACGCGGCACAGAACCTCATGGTGTACGTGGGGGCCTTCTCCGACAACGCGCGGGGTGTGCTGGACCGCTTCGAGTTCGCGCAGCAGATCAAGCGGCTGGACAGCGCCGGGCTGCTCTACCAGGTCATCGGCAAGTTCACGGACCTGGACCTGCGCCCCGAGGTCGTGCCCAACCACAACATGGGCTACATCTTCGAGGAGTTGATCCGCCGCTTCGCCGAGCAGTCGAACGAGACGGCCGGTGAGCACTTCACGCCGCGTGAGGTCATCCAGCTCATGGTGCGGCTGCTCGTCGCGCCGGACGGGGATGCGTTGCAGTTGCCGGGTGCGGTGCGCACGGTCCTCGACCCGGCCTGCGGCACGGGCGGCATGCTCTCCGCGATGGACGACCTGATCAAGGAGCTCAACCCGGACGCCACGGTGGAGGTGTACGGGCAGGAGCTCAACCCCGAGTCTTGGGCGATCTGCCGGTCCGACCTCATGATCAAGGGCCAGGACCCGGAGAACATCGCCTTCGGCAACTCCTTCTCCGACGACGGGCACGCCCGGAAGTCCTTCGACTACATGCTGGCCAACCCGCCGTTCGGCGTGGAGTGGAAGAAGGTCAAGGAGGAGGTCGAGGCCGAGCACAAGTCGCTGGGCGAGGCCGGCCGCTTCGGGGCGGGGCTGCCGCGCATCAACGACGGGTCGCTGCTGTTCCTCCAGCACATGATCTCGAAGATGAAGCCGGTGGATGTGAACGGCGGGGGCGGTTCGCGCCTCGCCATCGTCTTCAACGGCTCGCCCCTGTTCACGGGCGCGGCCGGCTCGGGCGAGTCGGAGATCCGCCGCTGGATCCTGGAGAACGACTGGCTTGAGGGCATCGTCGCCCTGCCGGACCAGCTCTTCTACAACACCGGCATCTCGACGTACTTCTGGATCCTGACCAACCGCAAGAGCCCGGACCACAAGGGCAAGGTCGTACTGCTGGACGCCCGCGACCAGTGGCAGAAGATGCGCAAGTCGCTGGGCGACAAGCGCAAGGCGCTGGGCAAGGACCACATCGCGACGGTGGTCAAGCTGTACGGCGAGGCCCTGGCGGTGGCGGGGGACGCGGAGCACCCGCTGCACGGCAAGGTGAAGGTCTTCGCCAACGAGGACTTCGGCTACCAGCGGATCACGGTGGAGCGTCCCCTGAAGCTGCGGTTCGAGGTGACTGAGGAGACGCTGGCGGCACTAGAGGCATCCAAGGCCATTCAGAAGCTCCCGCAGGCTCCGGCCCTGGCGGACGCCTTCAAGTCCCTGATGGGGTCGAGCTGGGACACGAAGCAGGAAGCATGGCTCGCGTTGAAGGACGCGGTGGTCCAGGCCGGCGGGACGTGGCCGACGGGGGCGCCATTCAACAAGGCGCTGCGTGAGGTTGTCGGGGTGCGGGACCCGGAGGGCGAGGTGCAGCGCGTCAAGGGCGAGCCTGAGCCGGACGCGGAGCTTCGGGACTTCGAGAACGTGCCGTTGGGTGAGGACGTCGAGGAGTACCTGGAGCGGGAGGTCCACCCGCATGTGCCGGATGCGTGGATCGACCACGGAAAGACGAAGATCGGGTACGAGATTCCGTTCACGCGGCACTTCTATGTGTACGAGCCGCCGCGACCGCTGGCAGAGATCGACGCAGAGTTGAAGGCGCTAGAGGCGGAGATTCAGGAGCTGCTGGGGGAGGTCACGGAATGAAAGCCATTCCTGCTCTGGGCGGTGGTCCCTCTCATTGGACCGTGGAACGCGCCAAGTGGTTGCTGAGCCGTCGGCGCAGGGGCATACGGCCGGAAGACGGAATCGTGACGGCCTTCCGCGACGGACAGGTAACCCTTCGAGAGAACCGGCGCACTGAGGGCTTCACGAACGCCATTCAGGAAATCGGATACCAGGGGATCCGCAAGGGTGACCTCGTGGTACATGGCATGGACGGCTTCGCCGGTGCCATCGGCGTCGCGGACTCCGACGGCAAGGCATCACCAGTGGTGCACGCCTACACGCCGAACGGGAATGTTGACGCGCGGTACATGGCATACACCCTGCGCACCATGGCTCTGAGCGGCTACATCACCACCCTGGCGAAGGGCATTCGGGAACGCTCGACCGCCTTCGACGCGCCCACGTTGGCCAACGTCCAGTTGCCGGTACCGCCTTTGCGGGAACAGCGCCGCATCGCTGACTTCCTCGACGCCGAGACCGCTCGCATCGACGAGGTGTCCCAGCGCTTCCGTCGGCTTTCCGATCTCGCCC
The DNA window shown above is from Streptomyces akebiae and carries:
- a CDS encoding N-6 DNA methylase, with amino-acid sequence MPQPSASPAQVTAAEISRIAGVTRATVSNWRRRHDDFPTPSGGTDSSPLYDLEAVRAWLASRGHTSAASPSEELRTTLRLHAQDGGGTPEDLLLLVLAAAGRSPEELTAAVRLPDADLATRAQRDAAAAADAVPTAEAVRYEPGDAPVLRALYACVRDEGGQAALAVLAERELEDSAASGAYQTPAPLADLLARLIPGSPARVLDPACGSGTLLAAAARQGASELYGQDTLPVQARRSAVSLMLTAPDATVTVHAADSLRADAFPGLLADAVLCNPPFGDRDWGHDELAYDPRWAYGVPPRAESELAWVQHALSHLTPGGHAALLLPPATAGRSSGRRVRAELVRSGALRAVIALPPGASVPLHVGLQIWVLQRPEPGGPERKSALFVDTAADAATAAGHGGTTTVSARTRGGSRSVAPDWEGITARALDAWRAFTESPDTFEGEPGVAHAVGVVDLLDDVVDLTPTRLVRASRAEVDPAELSAEVDTTRRDLVEAARSLGRTAGQETWSAAGVTTRQWRTATASDLTRGGALTLLRNLPDSVRTRAQAAGGGTGGGGRPETRPVLTGSDIATGSGPTGDPMGLYDDTAPVIAVGDVLVRAVASAEGPMARVAEEADAGALLGPHVHLFRPDPARLDPWFLAGFLGAEENIAGASTGSTVLTVSPGRLRVPLLPLEEQRRYGEAFRHVHELRAEAQRATRLAEQTARLLAGGLTGGQLLPSREPAGAAEAGGRGGDSPH
- a CDS encoding type I restriction-modification system subunit M; translation: MNSSKHTELANHAWSVADLLRGDYKQSDYGKVILPFTVLRRLECVLEPTRQKVAETVAQFEGQDIVADKFLRKASGHSFYNTSTLTLKQIANDPQNAAQNLMVYVGAFSDNARGVLDRFEFAQQIKRLDSAGLLYQVIGKFTDLDLRPEVVPNHNMGYIFEELIRRFAEQSNETAGEHFTPREVIQLMVRLLVAPDGDALQLPGAVRTVLDPACGTGGMLSAMDDLIKELNPDATVEVYGQELNPESWAICRSDLMIKGQDPENIAFGNSFSDDGHARKSFDYMLANPPFGVEWKKVKEEVEAEHKSLGEAGRFGAGLPRINDGSLLFLQHMISKMKPVDVNGGGGSRLAIVFNGSPLFTGAAGSGESEIRRWILENDWLEGIVALPDQLFYNTGISTYFWILTNRKSPDHKGKVVLLDARDQWQKMRKSLGDKRKALGKDHIATVVKLYGEALAVAGDAEHPLHGKVKVFANEDFGYQRITVERPLKLRFEVTEETLAALEASKAIQKLPQAPALADAFKSLMGSSWDTKQEAWLALKDAVVQAGGTWPTGAPFNKALREVVGVRDPEGEVQRVKGEPEPDAELRDFENVPLGEDVEEYLEREVHPHVPDAWIDHGKTKIGYEIPFTRHFYVYEPPRPLAEIDAELKALEAEIQELLGEVTE